From the Odontesthes bonariensis isolate fOdoBon6 chromosome 9, fOdoBon6.hap1, whole genome shotgun sequence genome, the window AAGAATGTGTGCCTGCACTTAGTGGACAACCACACAAATCTGACTACCTATGGTGTAgttcagctgtttgaccaacCCCATCCACCGCGCTTATCTCCTTCCCAGTACGCCCCAGCAGAACCTCCTTTTCTTGGCCTTGCTGCTCTTAATGTGCCTTCTCTACACATCCCTCCAATGGACACAGTTGCTGATACTGTAGACGGTATGGTGCCGGAGTCCACAGGCTGCGAGTCCAGTGGCTGGACCATGGTAGATAGGGATGAAGACCTTGAACAAGGTACAGAGGCACTAGACTCATTAGCATCCACTGGCTCATCCAGTTCTGTATCTTGCTCTATCCCACTGCCAGCCATCAGTGCAGGTGGAGGAAAGATAGGTGGAGAGCACACAGCACTTGCGGTATCTCAGTCTCCTAGTTCATTCCCTGGTGATTTCACAAGTGGCATAGGTCCTGGTTTGCGAAGTGCAGTGTTACAAAGAGGTGggccaacaaacaaaaaacatggagaaatgttgaCTGGCGCCAGTGCTGATGAAATTAAGATCACTCTACCTGAAGGCTTCAACCCATTGCAACCTTTAGAAGAACTGGAGAAGTTGAATAACTTCTTGGCAAAAAGTCTTCATGCTGAGGTATGGCACCCTGCAGCATTCAGTGGCTTAGTGAGtgagggcctgataactgaaccTCGAACCTCTCTTACACAACTTTACCAAAGAGACATGCAAGCACTTGGTGTGGTCATCGCTGAGATATTCTACTCTGCTAAACTGAGAGGACTGAAACCAGAAACGCCCCTCAGGCAGCGCTTCCAAGCTGTCTTGAAGCTATGCTCTGCCAACCTCCGTGATGTGCCACTGTCTTTGCACCACGCCCTTGAGACATTGTTGCTACTAGAGAAGCACTCTGGAGTCGCACGCAGGGAAATACCCGATTGCCCTTATCCTCTCCTTTTCAAATATGACCCTATTTGCCATGGTCTCCCACCTCCAAGTCCTCACCAGCTATTGAACTCCATTATCActccctttcctttcccttcctATTTTGCTGCACTTCATCATTTTATCTTTTCATACCAAGCTAAGATGGGTACCGTGTGTAGCCTTCAAGGAAGAGACGTTGTCTTTCACCTGTGGCAGCAGCTTGGAGCACTGGTGCGGAATAACATCACTGCAGAGGGTCTTGAGATTCTCCTGCCCTTCATTCTCGCCCTCATGCTTGAGGAGTCCACTGCTGTGTATGCAGCTTGGTACCTTTTTGAGCCTATCTCCAGCGTCCTTGGTCCCAGAAATGCAAACAAGTACTTACTAAAGCCACTGATCAGTATTTATGAAAaccctcactgcctcagaggaCGTTTCTATCTCTACACTGACTGTTTCATTCTGCAGCTGATTGTAAGGCTTGGCCTGCAGGCCTTTCTTTGCAGCCTACTCCCTCATGTGCTGCAGGTCATTACTGGCTTTGAAAGCTGTATGTCCGGCACTGGTGGGGAAGCTTGTAAAGGGTTGAGGTCTGGCATGTGTAATctagaagaggaagaagactttCAGTGTGGTGAGGTGAGGCCATCttctgggtctgttggtggcAATATGGGGGGTAGTGGTGGGACCAGTGGAGGAGTTGGGGTGGTGGGAGACACCGGGCGGGTTGACTACTCCTCTGGCATTAGTTTCAGTGACCAAGTGTTTCTCTCAGAGGCAGAGGACTTTCAGAATGGATTTTATGTCAACAGTGGAGCAGGGCTGGCTGCTGGGAGGCAGCAGAGCCAGAACTGTGCGGCCAAGGATCAAGACCAGGAGTCTTTAAGTGTGGGGAAATTAAGTGACAAAAGCAGTACAAGTGAACTCTCTCTGGGTGATGACTCAATGCGGGATCGAGCCAGTCTGAAATCAGGTGACAGCAGCCAGGACCTGAAACATGCCAGTGagggagaagaaggaggagagtTGGAAGAAGAAGAGGCGACTAATGAGGATAAAGAAGAGACAGATTACCCAGCTGTCCTAAACCTTGAGCTCACTGTTTCAGGACATACAGAATCATCAGGAGCCACAGTTGGAACTCTCGAGGGTGAGTTTGTGAATGGAATGGCACTGGAAGAGACTGAGAAAGGAATTGTGggaggacaggaggaggaggaggaggatgaccgGGATCCTTCAGAGGAGAAAGAGCAAAAGATTCTTTTAGGTGAGTTAATGATGGAGGCTTATGTAAGACCTATGTATTTAAATGACTGTTTCTaatattttaaacatgtttttatacACAGATACGGTCTGCAAAACAGTTCGCTGGCTTTCAGCAAAACTTGGACCCACTGTGACGTCTCGATACGTTGCCAGAAATTTGCTGCGATTGCTTACAAACTGTTACATTGGTGTGTAAATTCATAAAATGAAAACCTCAATTTTCTCATTTTATTATTGACACAAGTAAGTATTACTGTAAGTATTACTGTTTTCTCCACACTTTTTGTTATGATGTTTCCCTGTAGGACTTGAAAACCACCAGTTTGTGGCCCCTCCATCTGAGGAGAGCCGCCTTGAGAGTGTGGGCATGGGCAGTGTCTATGAGAAGAAACCTGTGGTTGGTGATCACACAGCAGGACCTGTTTTAGACTGTCTCATCTACATTGCTCAACTTTATGGAGAACCTGTGCTCACCTATCAGTACCTGCCTTATATAGGATATCTGGTAAGATGGGGAACACGCACATaaatcttcctctttttttgtattatggagctattttatttattaggtAAATAGTTTGGCTAAAATAATTTTCTACGGTTATTGTTTGTTCAGAAATATTACCAATGTAGGCTTGTAATTTAACATATGTACATGTTTTCTAGGTGTCTCCACCGTCTTCACAGCGTCTGAACACGCGTAAGGAAGCGAGTCTACTTGGAGCTGTTGCACTTACACAGAAGATCATTGTCTTTCTGTCAGATACCACTCTAATGGACATGCTTATGAAGATCAATCAGGATGTGCTTCTGCCACTTTTAGATCTCCTTACTACTCCCCGAATGGGGTAAGTAACATAAACCTACAAACATGTAGACACCACACATGCCAACCCTTAAGGATTCCATAAAGAAATTACGGCTTATTAAACAGCAAAATCTTTGCAAATGATGGTGATAGTTTTGCAGTTTATCTGTTTGACTGTAAAATTTTGAACTATTATAGCTCAgtgttcagtttttctttttatatgcGTGTTAAAATGGAGTgtgattataaaaaaaaaaaatgccacacTAGATCTGTCAGTCACCATCTGTTTGGTTTTATCCGGTCTGTTCTTTGTAGATTCCCCAGCGGGGTGCAAACCCGCACTGCTGTTTGTCTCAAGACACTCAGCCTAATGGCTCTCATCTGCCTGCGCATCGGGAGGGAGATGGTGCAGCAGCACATGGCTGACACTCTGTGTCGGTTctttgctgttttctctctgctgCATTCTTTGCAACCCCAGGTATGCACGCATACAGACGCATTCATAATTACATGCAATTTTTACTTTAGCGTCATAGAATATTAACCTTCAGACAGTTGTTTGAAGGCCTCAGTATAAGCCAAAGAATTATTTGCCTCCCAAGGTAgaagatctatctatctatatatatatatatatatatatatatatatatatatatatatatatatatatatatataaaaacgcATGTACAAAGCATGTACAAATGGATGTACAAATAGTACTTAGGCTGCCAATTGTTACCACAAATTTTCGTTTCAAAGTTTAGCCATGGAGTTGCACCTATTATTGAAACTGAAATCAGCGAATTAAGCTGAAAACACAAATATTTTTGTCGTTCTTCTACTGTAGCTGGATCATGCCCCTCGCAGAGTTGTTGGAGAAGTAACAGTGGTGGATGTTTGTACACCTGAAGGGTCGAATGTAACATATGAGTTTGGGGTATTGGAGGAGTTGCAGACTGTATTTAATGCTGAGATGGCCCATGCCTCCTACATCCCTTTCTACTGCCTCATAGGTAAGAAATGCATCATTATTTGTCAATCAAAATACTTTCTCCAGTTGAAAGCAATAGGAAGTATGCTCTTTGCTAAAATTAGATGGATATTGCTCTCCACTAGTGTaaatcagtgttttattgtgatgTTCACAGGTGACGCAGCAATTCGGAAAGTGGTTCCCAATCACGAACTGGTCTGGCAATTAGCCCAGTCCTACCATCAGAGAGTGAGCCGGGGGAGTACAGAGGCGGACCTCTCGTCAACATCCAGGTTGGAGCCCCCTCCATCCTCTGTTTTTGGCAGAAATGTGGTTTGTAGCCCATTTCCTGCTCCCACAAGTAGCTCCACCCCACACGGAGACTCCCTCCCTGAGTCAGGCACATT encodes:
- the wdr81 gene encoding WD repeat-containing protein 81: MDWLMHAVERDLGVDRRQQGPGTRPRELVALVPVRWVMGLRERRVMRCTRFESISTAEICTYLQSSQAKLPPGWTRVCIQGLRKSKLSYRLARDPCHQQMELLTQDSYVKTMQCVSQHNVRNLWREAHHRLVQTYTGASEQMHIAAIDAVRHALEKLFNSTFMSPDRVSPSLSPAREKEKENYLPSGSSFFSKSHSDNLCPNVLPAECLLETVEMLYVILPYTQYSLHDIVSFSPAKLANSHAKVLFIIYQVLLALQACHAAGLSCGELSLQDIAVDEQLCSRIKLNLAHYEDLGSKGETESDVSVKQEPKCVLPREIVCVSQENKRLCKDCFDELNTLVLDWVHGRVSNFHYLMELNRLAGRREGDPNYHPVLPWVVDFTVPFGKFRDLKRSKFRLNKGDKQLDFTYEMTKEALVAALGNGMSMGGVGGDFSGSGGAGQSEHLHFPHHISDVLSDITYYVYKARQTPKSVLCSHVRSQWEPNEYPASMERMQSWTPDECIPEFYTDPSIFRSIHADMPDLDVPSWCKSCEEFIEIHRRLLESREVSQHLHHWIDLTFGYKLLGKEAVKAKNVCLHLVDNHTNLTTYGVVQLFDQPHPPRLSPSQYAPAEPPFLGLAALNVPSLHIPPMDTVADTVDGMVPESTGCESSGWTMVDRDEDLEQGTEALDSLASTGSSSSVSCSIPLPAISAGGGKIGGEHTALAVSQSPSSFPGDFTSGIGPGLRSAVLQRGGPTNKKHGEMLTGASADEIKITLPEGFNPLQPLEELEKLNNFLAKSLHAEVWHPAAFSGLVSEGLITEPRTSLTQLYQRDMQALGVVIAEIFYSAKLRGLKPETPLRQRFQAVLKLCSANLRDVPLSLHHALETLLLLEKHSGVARREIPDCPYPLLFKYDPICHGLPPPSPHQLLNSIITPFPFPSYFAALHHFIFSYQAKMGTVCSLQGRDVVFHLWQQLGALVRNNITAEGLEILLPFILALMLEESTAVYAAWYLFEPISSVLGPRNANKYLLKPLISIYENPHCLRGRFYLYTDCFILQLIVRLGLQAFLCSLLPHVLQVITGFESCMSGTGGEACKGLRSGMCNLEEEEDFQCGEVRPSSGSVGGNMGGSGGTSGGVGVVGDTGRVDYSSGISFSDQVFLSEAEDFQNGFYVNSGAGLAAGRQQSQNCAAKDQDQESLSVGKLSDKSSTSELSLGDDSMRDRASLKSGDSSQDLKHASEGEEGGELEEEEATNEDKEETDYPAVLNLELTVSGHTESSGATVGTLEGEFVNGMALEETEKGIVGGQEEEEEDDRDPSEEKEQKILLDTVCKTVRWLSAKLGPTVTSRYVARNLLRLLTNCYIGLENHQFVAPPSEESRLESVGMGSVYEKKPVVGDHTAGPVLDCLIYIAQLYGEPVLTYQYLPYIGYLVSPPSSQRLNTRKEASLLGAVALTQKIIVFLSDTTLMDMLMKINQDVLLPLLDLLTTPRMGFPSGVQTRTAVCLKTLSLMALICLRIGREMVQQHMADTLCRFFAVFSLLHSLQPQLDHAPRRVVGEVTVVDVCTPEGSNVTYEFGVLEELQTVFNAEMAHASYIPFYCLIGDAAIRKVVPNHELVWQLAQSYHQRVSRGSTEADLSSTSRLEPPPSSVFGRNVVCSPFPAPTSSSTPHGDSLPESGTFGSHLVGNRIQVSRDTDYGGSANHGLAGSWGHSSHATPIITAASTFTTPSTGATSFSWVTGPSPEDSALKQELPRSSRSLQGNWLAYWQYEIGLNQQDSHFHFHQIRLQSFLGHSGTTKCLAPLVGEDYFLSGSKDKTVKLWPLYNHGDGTREVEPRLTYSEHRKSVFYVGQLETSHEVVSCDGTVHLWDQYTGKHIRLYEAVDGKNPITAVTTMPAPHCSVVFGSADSVLRFIDPRKPGLQHEFRLAYNNVSTGLIRYLAVSPSGRTVAAGFSSGFIVLLDARTGLILKGWPAHEGDILQMKAAEGNLVISSSTDYTLTVWKDLEHKPLRQYKSQSDHIHAFDLYGSQIVTGTVANKIGVYSMADISLSPVSSTKLSSENFRGTLTSLAVLPTKRLLLLGSENGAIRLLA